The Brassica oleracea var. oleracea cultivar TO1000 chromosome C6, BOL, whole genome shotgun sequence genome includes a region encoding these proteins:
- the LOC106299419 gene encoding 21 kDa protein-like — translation MESSSIQTHTMVVETITIPFLLLIISSLIPPILTVDPPLPSTDGSDFIRTICNTTLYSDLCFSSLSTFANSIHNDWNRLARVAIYLTLSNTLHLVSYFQNAYSNCVDHGCGGGPHNSTTSALKDCLENLKDAVDDMRGSMKQMKELVSTGSVQTFKFQMSNVKTWLSAALTNEYTCTNGFEDFHDDGSIKDDVCTRVEDIKKLTSNALALVNRYADKTIP, via the coding sequence ATGGAAAGCTCATCAATCCAAACACACACAATGGTAGTAGAAACGATAACAATACCTTTTCTTCTACTTATCATCTCCTCCCTTATCCCACCAATCCTCACCGTTGATCCCCCACTCCCATCGACCGACGGCTCCGATTTCATCCGTACGATCTGCAACACCACACTATACTCCGATCTATGCTTCTCCTCTCTCTCCACTTTCGCCAACTCCATCCACAATGACTGGAACCGCCTCGCACGCGTAGCCATCTATCTCACTCTTTCCAACACTCTTCACCTTGTCTCCTACTTCCAAAACGCTTACAGCAACTGCGTTGACCACGGTTGTGGTGGTGGACCCCACAACTCAACGACTTCTGCCCTAAAGGACTGCTTAGAGAATCTTAAGGATGCGGTCGATGATATGAGAGGGTCGATGAAACAGATGAAGGAGCTTGTTTCCACGGGCTCGGTCCAGACGTTTAAGTTCCAGATGAGTAATGTCAAGACTTGGCTCAGCGCAGCTCTCACTAACGAGTACACTTGTACGAACGGGTTCGAGGACTTCCACGATGATGGCTCCATCAAAGATGACGTATGTACACGAGTGGAAGACATCAAGAAGCTGACTAGCAATGCGCTTGCTTTAGTCAATCGCTACGCCGACAAGACTATACCTTAA